The sequence GGCGGAAAGTTCTTGAAAATAGGACCGACACGGCGCACTGAGGGGAATTTCTTGGGTAAGGTGTCTTGGAAAAAATGCCGTCCTGAGCGAAAGAGCGGACTGAAGGTGTAGGCGAAGGTAACAAAACGTCCGCCCGGAGCCAGCACTTCATACGTAGCCTCTAAAATCTCATTCTGTAAGGCTGTATCAAAGCGCGACCATGGCAAACTCGACACAATAACATCACAATGATCTTTGCCGTGTTGGGTGAGGTGTTTGCTCGTATTTTGAGCGCCGTCATGAATGACCAAGGCTCCGGGGCAGCGCTTTCGTGTAACCTCTACCAAAGCGGCGTTAACTTCCAGGCTAAGGAAGAAAGCCTCAGGATCCAGTTTTCGGCAAATGACCTCTGTAAAAACTCCTTCGCCGCAGCCATATTCCACCACGGTTTTCGCACCGGACAGTCCCGCCACTTCGGTAACCGCTTCTGCCAATGCCTTGCTGCTTGGTCCTAAAGCACCTGTAGTCTTATTTGAACGAACCACTTCTTTCATGAATGTTAACCACGGCATTGGTCTGGTATCTCCTGTGTGTATAGTGCACTAGTTGTAAAGATATTAACTGTTCAGTCTCAAACAGTATGTATTGTGCAATAAAAACAAGGCTATTGTCAACTGAAAGGCGGGGGATAAGTTAAGGTCGAAAGATTGGAATAGTGAAAATGATTGCTATTTCATTATTTCCGAAAAAAAAGAAGCGGGTATTTCCATAGGTTTGTATGAAAATACCCGCTATATATGAGACCCCTCAGTACGAGAAAAAAATTGATTCAATTGAAAGAGCGGCTGCGTACTTCAGGCGCAGCCTCAGGAGCGCCGTTTTTATCGGCTTCTCAGGACTCTTTGCTTTGCGCCGCTTCGTTGGCACGCAACATAAGAGAAGACTTGCGGCGTGCGGCCTGATTGGGCGGAATAATGCCCTTGGAGCAAGCCCGATCGATAGCCGAGACGGCACTGCGCACAGCAGTGGTGCGCTCTTCAGCCGATCCCTTTGCTATCGTTGCAGACGCTGTTTTGACAATCGTTTTAACGCGTGAACGTACAGCCACATTACGCTGTCTTTGTTCTTCGCTGGTACGAATACGTTTCTTTTGTGATTTAATATTTGCCATTAAGGATACTCTCCTGACGTAGGAATGGGAAGGGAATCTAAACGTTGCAATATTATAGCAATCATAAGATGGTGAAAGCAAGTTAGGTTTTTCTTTCTGTTGCGAGGGGATAAAAACGGTGAAACGACAATTTACGAAGTATTTACGGGGCATATACGAAGGGCTTTGAAGAATGAACAGGAAGCAGGTAGTTGTTTCTATAAACCGGCTTCTTTAAACGGCCGAAATTTTGAATTTCGCATTGACCCAAAAGACAAAAAGGATTATGATACCTAAACCAGCCGGGATCACAAGGTCAGGATGTGAGCTTCTTTTGTCTTATCTTTATAGGTCACCGGCAAGCTTTGGAAGGATTTAAATTCCATGTAAATAATTGTTCGCGCTGTCCATCGAAAAGGACCACGGGAGAAAAGAGTATGCTTCAACGATTTGTTCTGTATGGAATTTTGTTGCTTGGTATATCCACCGCCTTTGCTGATCTCCTCGTAGGAGAAACGGACTATCTGCGGTGGACTGTGGATGAGGCAGGGCATACGGCATCCTTCATGGATAAAAGCACCGGCAGGAATCTCATTTCAGAAGAAGCAAAAGTACCCCTTTGTCGGCTTAAAAAAGCGGAAGAGGCGTTGTCCTTGACGGCGATACAACAAAAAGACGAAACGCTCATTCTCAGTTTCGGGGATAACGAAATTGAAGTCGTCTTACATGTTGAACTGCTGCCGCGCTATATCATTCTGTCTGTACTCTCTATTAGTGATGATGCAGTGGATGAGCTGGAGTTTCTCAATGTGCCGCTCAATATCAAAGGCACCGTTGAAGAAGCTTTTCATGTTTGTGCCTTGGCACTTAACTTGCAAACCAAAGTGGTCGATATCCCCGGTCCGTCGAAACATCTGTTAGCAACAGCTTTCAAACGTTTCGGGATACCGGGCGCATCTGTTGCGATTACTGCTGCGCCGGCAGAAGCCTTACGCGGAATATTACAAGAAGTCGTGGCAGCGGCGGAAGACCTGCCTAAACATCTTGATGCTTCCGTGCCGCCTATTGGCGGGCCTTGGGCGCTGGATAGACCGGGTAACCGGGGTTCCTATTTATTTGATTTCGGAAGTTTGACGGAAGAAACGGTAGACGAATGGATCGAACTCGTTCAGCAATTGGGTTTTAACCAAATAGATTTCCACACCGGCTCATCGCTGCGTTTTGGTGACTGTGTGCCCAACCCCAAGCTCTTTCCCAAGGGTCGGGCAAGCGTGAAAGCAGTTATCGATAAACTGCACGACGCGGGCATCGCAGCGGGGCTTCACACCTACGCTTTTTTCATTGCCAAAGACTCGGTTTATGTCTCGCCGAAGCCGGACCCTCGTTTGGGTAAAGACGCGGTTTTTAGCTTAACTGACGCCGTGGATGCTGAGGCGGTCACGATCCCGGTTGCAGAATCTACCGCTGATGTTTCTCTTAAAACAGGCTTCTTCGCGCGTAACAGCGTTACTTTACAAATTGATGATGAATTGATCGTTTTTTCCGGAGTGACCTCGGAAGCGCCCTTCGCTTTTACGGAATGCAAGCGCGGCGTCCACGGCACTCAAGCCGCGTCCCACGCCGCGGGAGCGCCGGTATACAAGCTGAAAGAATGTTTCGGGCTCTTCACTCCCGACGGCGATTCCTCTTTGCTGGCTGAGGTAGCGGCGAATACAGCGGATACCTTTAATGAATGTGGTTTCGACATGATGTATATGGATGCTTTGGATGGGGAGGACATTCTTGCCGGCGGTGAATATGGCTGGCATTACGGCGCAAAATTCGTCTATGAAATCGCCAATCGAATCAACCGTCCTGCCTTATTCGAAATGAGCACCTTCCATCATCACTTGTGGTGTGTGCGCGCTCGTATGGGCGCTTGGGATCACCCGACACGGGCGCACAAACGTTTCATCGACCGACACTGTGACGCTAACATAGAAGGCGCCCGCATGTATCTACCCATGAATTTGGGATGGTGGGCGGTGAAAAACTGGCAGGACGGTACTGCATCGGCATGGTCAGAACCTACCTACACGGATGATATTGAATATCTCTTGTGTAAAGCCTTGGGCAACGATATGTGCCTGTCCCTTATGGGCGTTAATCCCCAAAATATTGGAGACATGCCAATGTATCAACGGCTGATGCCACTGTTTAAACGCTATGAAGACCTGCGCCACGAGGGGACGGTATCGGAATCCATCAAAAAAGAATTGCGCAGCCCCGGAAAAGAATTTGTGTTGGAAATAAATGAGGATGAAACACCTCGTTTTAGACCTGCCTTCTACGATAAACATCGGGTGGATTCTCTGGAAGCGTGGAATGCCACGTGGACGATGGATAATCCCTTTGACCGCCAAGAGGCGTGGCTGCGTATAGAAGCGCTCATGGGCGTAGCGCCCTATGATTCTGAAGAAGCGGTTGTTGTTGAGGATTTCTCCGACCCCGATGCTTTTACGGTGAGAAAGGCGATTGACGGTGTTCAAGCAAGCTTGGAGCGTACGGAGGATGTCGTGCAGATTGGCGATTATAGCGGCCGCTTCACAGCGGCGAGTAAAC comes from Candidatus Hydrogenedentota bacterium and encodes:
- a CDS encoding methyltransferase domain-containing protein; translation: MPWLTFMKEVVRSNKTTGALGPSSKALAEAVTEVAGLSGAKTVVEYGCGEGVFTEVICRKLDPEAFFLSLEVNAALVEVTRKRCPGALVIHDGAQNTSKHLTQHGKDHCDVIVSSLPWSRFDTALQNEILEATYEVLAPGGRFVTFAYTFSPLFRSGRHFFQDTLPKKFPSVRRVGPIFKNFPP
- a CDS encoding 30S ribosomal protein S20, with the protein product MANIKSQKKRIRTSEEQRQRNVAVRSRVKTIVKTASATIAKGSAEERTTAVRSAVSAIDRACSKGIIPPNQAARRKSSLMLRANEAAQSKES